gtggtGTCCAATAATTATCCACGTGggtgccacatcatcagttaacagaagttctaatggaaaacttaacagatgtatgagattgtcccaaaattaacactttaggtatgactctgggacgaaaaaaacttcatgtactaaatgttgaaaaccacgaaacttgagggtagtaaactgagattaaccctaaattaaaCTACTACTTAAACCATATAAAATAAGATCATCCGGACATGTTTTTTTAGTGCCGCGTGTCACTAAATGAGTAAGCTTCAAGATTTTGTGTCTTCatgtaatcttaataatttttagATAGGATTTTAGAGTGACATATGTCGAGATGTAATTGTTTATGCAAATTTTCGATAGGATTCTTGTAAATTTAGATTCTTGGAAGAGGTAAGAGGGGTGTGTATACGAAAAGAGTGTTTGAGGTGAATAGAATgtgaaaattgaattaaaatgaggTAATATAGTATGTAAGGACGAAGAGTATGTgtgaaatggtgtaggaatgaaataggtatttataggaagaaaaaaattgatttttttttaagttccacctaaaagttaaaaatatatataactcCTAGGTTGCCTAACTAATATTAGCTAGTTGTTggcactagtagaaaaaacatCTTGCACGACGAACAATATTTCGTCGCACAAGATGTACTTGTGCGATGAAAAAAATGTTTCGTTACGCAAAATAGATaggataaggaaaaaaaaaatttgcgccATGAAAATGTTTGTTGCACAAGAATACCTTGCGCGACGAATATTTGTTGTCGTCATGTAAAGTCAGCAAGAGAATGCGGGGTAATTTTTTTTGGCGAAAAAAACTTGCGCGACAAAAAGAGGACATTTGCGGGACAAGGGGTTCGTCGCGCAAGCTCCTGTCAGTTTTCAATCAAACCATTCACTGCAGGTGAATCAGAGGAATCAATACAGCATTTCATATAGATGTTTGCGTGACAAAGCCTTTGTCGCACAAAGGCCCTaaccttcctataaatatgcTCTTCTGTTGTCCTTATTCTTAACAATTATGTTCTCCTTATTCTTTAAGAACTGATGAAGGATAAAAATAAGGATTAGAGCGTGCATGTCGCCAATCCGAATGATTTGAGGCAACATTTTGAGTTTGTGCATGCGATTTTTGTAGCCATGGGGAATAATTGTCCCATTGCTGAGTGGCATTCTTGGAAAGATGTGCttaagaatgtgaagaaggtTGTGATAGATGAACTATTAGTAAGTATATTGTTGATGGATCAATAATTAGGTTTGTGAAAATTTTAGTTATAtgttataattaattatttgcatatatgtgtaaAAGTGTAGGTATACTCTTGATGATGATAAGAAcaaacagttgatgaagttgaaGGAATGTGCGTTGGAGGGAGGTTACAATCGGTGGCTTTACGACGTCCAGCGGAATGGAGGACCATCGAAATAGTAGTTttaaatgtcacatcccgggctcgactccaccgtagcacgatattgcctgtgagttcccagaaacaaaatcgtgagggcgtggtcagggcccaaagcggacaatatcgtgctacggcggagtcgagcccgggaagTGGTGGGGACtagggccgggatgtgacattaaatttatgtttgtgaagacaatatttaaattgaaggtttttttataagttatgtatttggacttaattaagCTTTAATTcctgtttggttttttttttattgaggtcTAATGTAAGCACCCTATCCTCGGtttgtatttattttcaatcttcaatgaatatcgtacttatgCCGAAAATAATTGTATGGATTAAGGCATTGATtatttagaataaatatttaaggtattaattatttatagaataaatatttaaagtattaattatttttagaataaatatttaaaatattaattatttttagaataaatatttaggtattaaatatttttagactgaatatttgtttgtaattataaagtttacgTAAACACAGATATAtatgtttacgtaaactttataattacaaTCATTCCATTCGTTGCTAAATATATTGCGCGACGCTACGTTCGTTGCGTAAGatgactttgcacgacgaataaCAGATGTTTGTTGTGCAAAGCATGGTCAGATTGTGTTCAAACCTTCCCATTTATTGCGCATTTATGATGCATTTTGCACGACGAACAAGGAGATTTGCACGACGAATGGGTTCGTCGCGCAAAGGTATCCTATTGTTATTTAAACACGGTTTCAGAAccctagttttcaaaaaaaaaaaatgtttaaaaaagaATGGCCGATTCTGGAGAAGGTTATGGCAAAAAGAAACTTGTAGTGCGATCAGAGAGGTATCAACGGAAGCAAGTGCCgtattttgaaggaaaaaatatgGCTGAGGCGTACGCTGAAGTTAGGTATGACATTGGGAATTTGGTGCGGATGGATTGTTCTGTCGAGTTTGAGTCTTGGAAAAAGGTCCCTGAGGAGTTGAAGAAGTCCATGATAGGGGAGTTATCGGTAAGTTTATAGTAAATAATgaacaattatttttgttaaaacgtaatattttttaaattactaatttattattattggcATTAATGTAGGTTCATTGGGATGTTGATAACCGATGCGAAGCAATGGATTTATGTGGATGGGCTTTTCAAGCAGAGTTTCCGGCAGTGGAAGTTTAATGTGTTGCGGGTGAAGGAGGATTGAAGTTGAGGAGggttgcttttaaaaaaaaaaaaaaaagattttatggactttatatttaatttaattaattaatttatcttatgtggatgagtattaataattacattaattataatttctatttgggatagtaaattagttttgttaattaatttaatgtttaataggtttgagtttttttatttataataaaataaaaatttacaatacatacaaataaaatggaaagaaaaaaaacatgcaTTGCGCGACGATACATGTTTTAGTCGCGCAATTTGgtgaaaagaataaattataaagtaaaggaaataaaataaaaaaatggtaaaCTTGTGCGACGAATACCTTTTATGTTTTGTCGCGCAAATGTTATTTTCACGACGAAGACTATGTTAGTCGCTCAAAGGACATTTGCACGAAGACCTTGTTCGTCGCGTAAAATCATTCGTCCAAAAGTGAACTATATAATTTGAATTTAGGTTGTGCAGGGGCAAATTGCACAAAAGTTGCAGATTTAGCCTCTGCACTCATCCTCTTCGGTTTAGCTCAATCCAGCATCGgtcatttccattttctctcagttttatcatctaatactccctccatcttcttctctagGTTGATCAAGCTATCTCGATGTGTCTGGTAAGCCTCTTTTTTTGTTAGGGTAAAagtattaatgtaaattcatactAACGCCATTAATTTAGTTGTCTATAGGGATATTGTGTGTGATTAGCTTGGTGGAGAACGATTAAGAaggtattttctttgttttattttttaaaaatatcaaattaattaaattatgttgaacttagtttgttatgtttatattgtgttgtgaaattatatttatattatgttgttaaatttgtacgtgacgtacaaatatgtgttgtgatgtacggaattaattgaaattaacttcgtacttgttttttatttttagtaaaacttagtttcccgttcgaggattagttggatttcgcgCATGGATGCGAAAGCTTGACTGtggtccaattaattcttgaattgtcccattatttggacaGTTTGGGAATGCATAGTTATGGTGCGTAATTTATGGTTGAAGGATTAGGTTTCGGTTGTGGAGATTTCGGTGTCATCTCTTTACGTTCTTCGGGTGGCACATAGGTATTTTATATCTATGTTGTACACCTGAAGAACTGTACCGAGATGCTGCCGAAATTCATCCACATCGAAATCTAATCTGATGTAACCATAAATTACGTGACATGACTATGCATTCCCAAATGGGATATGGCCCTTATAGGAGGCATAAGGTGACATTATCATTTGTATGAAGTTTTTGTGATTGTTGCATTGTTATTGTGGTTCTAGGAATTATGGACAGGACGTGGATACAGAACCCGAATAGATGCGCGGACGATTACTTGGATGGAATTaaggattttattaattttgtatgTACACACAACCCGGGTGCAACTAGAATCAGGTGTCCTTGTAGAAGGTGTAACAACACGTTAAGTGAGACAATTGAAATGTTCaatttcatttagtaaggaatGGAATGATTGAGACATATAATACTTAGAACCATCATGGGGAACAATTACACAATGTTTCttcttcaaacgccacaagagTGGACAATGTTGAACCTATTGTGGATCCTAATAAACAAGTCATGGATATTATAAATGATGCTTTTCCATTTGCATCGACAAACACCAATCAGGAAAGGGAAGATGAGGTGCCTACACCAATGGATAGTGCAAAGTTCgaacaatataaaaaattattaaaaaaataccaaCCAAGAGTTATACCTGGAGTGTGAGAGCTTTTCTGTTCTCACGATCATTGTGGAACTAATGCACGAAAAAATAAAGCATTATATGTCAAACCAGTGTTTCGAttactttttgggggttttcaagagaatgctTCCGAAGGGCAGTAGTTTGCCGAAAGACCATAGACATGCGCAAAAGGTGTTGAATGGTCTTAGATTAAgttatgaaaaaattcacgcttgcaaaaacaattgtattttattctacaaaaagaataaagcattggataaatgccctgtatgcaatgagtcgatgttcaaaatgacatctcagaatagaatgtaacatcccacatcgaccaacggagatgggtgatgtgtcttatatgtacatgcccacctctatATAGAACGAGGCATTTTAAGGACTCACTGACtttggattccatcggaactctgaagttaagcgagttcgggcgagaacaatcccaggatgggtgacccactgggaagtgctcgtgagttcctagaaacaaaaccgtgagggcgtggcccaaagtgaacaatatcgtgttacggcggaGCCGGTCTGGAatgtgacaaaatggtattAGAGCTATTATGTCGTTCAGTGCgagtgtgccgatgaggacgtcgggcccctaaggggggtgatgtgccttatctgtacatgcccacctccatatagcactaGGCCTTTTGGGGACTCACTGGTTTtggattccattggaactccgaagtcaAGCGAGTTCGAGtgagagcattcccaagatggatgaccactgagaagttctcatgtgagttcccagaaacaaagccgtgagggcgtggccggGGCCTAaatcggacaatatcgtgctatgataaagtcgagactgggatgtgacaaaatggtatcagagccactctgcagtatggtgcgagtgtgccgacgaggaagtcgggcccctaagagggtggattgtaacatcccacatcgaccaacggagagggggtgatgtgccttatatgtacatgcttcCCTCCCTATAACACGAGgtattttgggaactcactggcttcgagttccattggaactccgaagttaagcgagttcgtgcgagagtgatcttaggatgggtgacccactcgtctgagttcccagaaataaaactgTAAGGGTGTggccggggcccaaagtggacaatattgtGTTACGGTGAAGTCGAGACTGGCATGTGACATAAAACGACTAAGATCCCATAAAAAGTCATGCGTTATCTACCCCTAAAACCTAGGTTGCAGGGATTGTATATGTCGACGCATACTGCTACATACATGAGATAACATAAGGAAAAACAGGTAGACGATGATGTGATGAGGCATCATGCAGATGGGAAGGCATAGAAAGAGTTCGATCGAACGTTCTCCGAGTTTGCTGATGATCCCTAAAATGTTAGATTGGAACTTGCCACTGACAGGTTCAATTCGTTCGGGGTTCTAAACCAGCACCACAACACTGGGCCAATTTTCGTACTCCCATATAATTTGCCGCCTTAGaaatgcatgaaaaaagaatacatgatgaTGACTCTTTTGATAACTGAGGATCCTGGCAAGTCAATCGATGTTTACTTAAGGCCGTTGGTTGATGAGCTAAAGGATTTATGGACAAATGATGTGCACACGTACGATAAGTTTACTAGGAAGATGATCACTTTGCAGGCAGCATTTATGTGGTATGTGAACGATTTTCCCACATATGCAATGGTTTTTTAGTGGAGCACTAAGGGGTTATATGGCATGCCCTGTATGCAAGGATAATGTAACATCTGGTTAGCACAACGGAAAAGTTTATTACCTTGGTCATTGGAAATGGTTGCCATAGGACCACGAGTGGCTGGAAAAGGATAAAGAGTTCGACGAGAACACAGAGCATCGTCTCAGACCTAGAGAATGGTCCGGTGATCAGATTTTGGAATAGCTTAATCGTTTGGATTTTGCTCTGTTCGCGAAAACAGTGAGTAAGACCAGACCTTCTACACATATGAACTGGATGCACAAGCCTATTTTTTTGAGCTCCCATATTGGTCGAAACTAAAATGGAGACACAACCTCGATGTTATGCATGTTGAGGAAAATATCTTTGACACATTGGTGGGCACCATTCTAGATATCGAGGGCAAGACAAAGAACACGATCAAAGCTCGTCTTGATTTGGAAAGAATGGGCATACAGAGGAGTTTATGGATGAATAGGGATCTTTTGTTCCATGAAACTGAAtgacaaaaaagagtttttaaagtttgtatCGTCTGTAAAGTTTTTCGATGGGTATGCTTATAATATCGCGCATTGCGTGAATGTTGACGGGGATAAATTTGCTGGACTAAAAAGCCATGACTGCTATGTGTTTATGCAACCCCTACTTCCTGTGGGTATTCGACACTTATTGCTGGAAAATATAGTGAAGCcaatcatgttgttgtccaaattTTTTTCCTAACTAATGGCAAGAACGTTGCGAAAGACGGACGTTAATCAGTTGTACCATGACATTGTCCAAGTCctatgcaagtttgagatgatattCCCTCCAGCATTCTTCACAAGTATGATCCACGTAATGGTTCATTTGCCAGAAGAGGCATTGCTTGTTGGTTCTGTCAACTATTGCTAGATGTATCCAATAGAAAGATATATAATCCTCATCATTTGTTTATGCATCATTAGCCCATGCTTACTAATTTGTATCATATCGTTTTATTTTGGCAAACTTCTTGGGGAGCTGAAAAAAGTGTACGTAACAGGGCGAAGCCCGAATGATCAATTAGAGAGGCTTGGGTTCAATATGAGTTGGTTACTTTTTGTGGAATGTATTTAAAAGATATGGAGACGACTTTCAATCGTCCTTAGTGCAATAATGACGGGGGTGTGAGAAAGGATGaactttatgtttttttccCAAAACGCACGACCCTTTGGAGATCTTGTATGAGGCGAGTCGTTTTCCAAAAATGGCATGGAGGTAGTGCATTGGTTCGTACTGAACAATTGTGATGAGATAATGGCATACTTAGATGAGCATGAAGAGATGAAGAAGCGAGAACATCCATCacatttgtatgccaagaaacacCGAGAATTATTTCCACAGTGGTTTCTTGAATATGTAAGCTATAAGTGTTTTGTATTTGTGATATATATTGTAgtatttaattttctcaaactAATATGTGTatgtttttgtataatattAGGTGAATAAATTGAAAGCATCGAATTCCCCCATTTACAATGAAGAGTTATGTAACTTGACGTTCAGCTCGATTCGCGCTAAATTGTTCTTGGGTTGCCATGTTAACGGTGTCAAGTTTTTGGGGACTGCACGAGATAACAAGTTATGTACGCAAAACAACGGTGTCCATGTCCCAAAGGGGAGGCGAAAGTACGGACATTGATT
Above is a window of Malus sylvestris chromosome 15, drMalSylv7.2, whole genome shotgun sequence DNA encoding:
- the LOC126602135 gene encoding uncharacterized protein LOC126602135 — translated: MADSGEGYGKKKLVVRSERYQRKQVPYFEGKNMAEAYAEVRYDIGNLVRMDCSVEFESWKKVPEELKKSMIGELSVHWDVDNRCEAMDLCGWAFQAEFPAVEV